The segment tgaggcaggagaatagcttgaacccagggggcggacgttgcagtgagctgagattgtgcgattgcactgcagcctgggcaacaagagcgaaactccgtctcaaaaaataaataaataaaaataaaagcacaaacttTAGAGTGGATGCTTTGATCTCATTTCTCACAACCTATGCATGTGTGACCCCCAGCAAATGCCTAAGgagtctgagcctcagtttccccatctgtcaagTGGCAGCTGCCTCCTATCCACTTGAGGCACATATggcaaggccctgggcccagcacGGGGTGCACCCTGATTCCTGGAAGCCCTGCTCATCCTGGGGGAGGTGGCGTCGGACTTTGCATCTAGGAGATGAGGAGGCTTTGGAGAAACAAGCAGGAACCGCCACGGCACCCCAGCGCTGCCCGTCAGAGAAGTAGTTGGTCCATCTTACAGAGGGAGAGAGGTTGGTGTTCAAAACCACATGCCGTCCTCCCGATGAGCTATCGCCAGTGTGCAGGATTCTGGCCTCCAGGAGCCTCCCTGCCCACCATCTTCAGATGAAGAATGTTCTGGGCTTCAAGGCAGCACCAAAGTATCAGTGAAGCAGGGGAAGggtgaacacctactgtgtgcccggCGCTGGGCCAACTTTGCACACGACCCTCATTTAAGCAGCCTGTCTTGGCAGCTAGCTGAACCCAGTGAGCATTGATGCACTGTCTTCTCTGTGTCTGAGAGGAGCTGTAGGGGCCAGAGAGGGTAAGCGAGGCTGTCCTGGACTCAGGAACCCGAGTACCACCAGGGGAAGGGGCATGACCACACTAGCTACAGTCCCAGGTGGggtcaggtgtgtgccaccagacACAACATAAACCAGGTATGGTGGAGCCAGGAGGGGAGCAGGCCCTGGCCAGAGCATCTTGCTTGAGGCCTCAGTGTGGTTTGCACTGAGCAGACCTGGGTTTCGCCCATGCCCCACCAGCAAGTGGCTTTACCCTGCAcatgtttccttatctgtaaataaaTAGCGTATTTCTCACCTGGTTGCTAAGGAGACTAAATGGGAAAAGCACACGTCAAACATTCAGATCAGGGCTTGGCCCATAAACGCTTAAAACTGTGTTGCTCATCATCATTGTTGGGCCAGTTTGGTGATCAGGATGGGTTGTGGTTAGCAGGGAGGCTGAGGTCTGAGCCTGGAGGGGGATGCAGGAGCTTAGGCTACTCAAAGGGGAGGCTTTTCCAAGGAGACTTGGCTGGGTGGGGCTGACTTTCTGGCTACCCTTGGGAGGGTGGAAACCTCCTTACCTGCAGCTCTGGCAAGCTGGGGCCCTCCGCAGCGCTCCTGCTCCCCAGGGGGCCCATCTGCTCCAGGCCTGCCAGAGTTGCGGTCGCTGGTCCTCTTGTCACTTTGATCTTTGGCCACTGGGTGGAGGTGCAGGCAGGTCTGGGCAGCTGGACCGGGCTCTGGGACTGCAGTGTAGGGCTGTGTCCATTGAATGGGGTGGCCTCGGCCCAGCCTTCTGGCTGGCTGTGTAACCCCTGCTCAGGGACATCCTTTGTGCCTGGGGGACCCAGCTCTGGCCCTAAAGCCCTGGCCGGGTCATCCCTGTGTCCAGCTGGGTCCTTGCGGGGCAGCCTGGCCTGCAGGAGCTCCAAGAGGCCCTCCCAGTCCAGGCTGGGGAGACGGGCCCAGGCCCCCTCTCCTGGTACCCTGAGAAGGCCAAGCAGATCCCTCCAGTCAAGCTCGGGTCGCCTCTCAGAGCCATGCGGGTATGGACACGCTCCCTCTGCCCCCCAGCCCACAGCAGTGGGTGTCCCAGGGTGCCAAGATTGTGAGGACTCTGCGGGGCCTCCCCAGTTCTCAGGGGGGCTCGTGAGTGGGCTTCTCTTCCCTAGTTCTCTGGGGAGCTCATGAGTGGGCTTCTCCTCCCAGGCCTCTGGCTGCCCCCAGCTCTCCCTGTACTCCCTGGGAGTGCCCCCCGATGTTCCCTCCGGGGCTTTGGCTGCCCCCAGGCTGGgctctccacatccccaccagcccccagggcccaggcctccctcctggctCCTCTCCAGGTGTCTATGAAGGCCCTGGGACCCTGGCGGTTCCTCCTGACTCTGCCACGCCCCCAGAGGCTGTTTTGGGCCTGCTTGGCCACTCTCCAGAGGTCTCTGTGTCCACAGCTCCCTCTCAGGGGTCCTGGCTGATGTGCTGGGGGGTGGCGGGGACCCCTGGAGCCGCCGGTCTCCCTCAGGTCTCTTCTCAGGACTCCGAGGATGAGGGGGCTCTGCTTGGCTCCGCCGAGTCAGTTCTGCCTGTTTGGCAGGGAGCTTGGTCACCTGGGAATGAGGTGAGGGGGTGGGTGAGCCTCTCTCTCTGGGGACCTGGCAGCTGGCTCTGCCTTTCTTAGGCCCCCAGAGAATCAAGGCTGTGTCCACACAGCAGCCTGGATCAAAGCAGGCCAAAAAGCACACAGGGTCCCTGCCCCACTCCTCGGGGGTCAGCTCCTCCCTTTCACCTGCTTTCCTCAGTTCCAGAAAAAGATCTGCAAAGACCTGCTCACCCCTCTCAAAGATATTGATTCCAACTTGGGCTATCAGGTGCCAGAAACTCCACCACCAATACCCCATTCCATTGAGGTGGGCCTAGCCCTCTGGGTTTGGTTAAAGATACAAATCACCCTGAAAGAGAGGGCCCTTAGAGCCAGATTCTTGCTTCAAGGCTTTCCCTGAAATCTGCTCAAGACAGCAgtatcggccaggcacagtggctcacgcctgtaatcccagcaccctgggaggccaaggtgggcggatcacttgaggtcaggagtgaccagcctggccaacgtggtgaaaccctgtctctattaaaagtacgaaaattagctgggtgtggtggcacgcgcctgtaatcccagctatttgggaggctgaggtaggagaatctcttgaacctgagaggcggaggttgcagtgagccaatattgccccactgcactccagcctgggaaacagagcaagactccatctcaaaaaaaaaaaaaaaaaaagacagcagacTTAGTAAAGGAAGGGGATAGATAGCATGGGACAGGGGCTATCTTCAAAGGATTAATGTGGGGTCTTGCGCATTTTGCCAAGAACTGCTGGCccttggggagaggggagagctgGATCCCTATGATTGGACTCCAACCCTTTCATAGAGGACCTTCCTGTCCAAGCCACCTGCCTGGCTTCTAGCGGGAGGGAAGAGGCAGTGGCCGCCCCTTGGGGTGCGGGGCCCCAGACAGCTGGCAGTGCTCACCTGCCTGCTGGGGGCAGGGCTGGACTGTCTTCGGAGAAGTTGGCTCTGGCCTTGGCTGGGCTGCTGTGACCGTCCCTCGTCCTGGGCCTGGAAGGCCCCCGCTGCCTCGGACTTCCTATGAGCAAATGCAGCCACTCCTCTGAGGGACTGTCCCACTCCCAGCACCCCAGCCCCTCTGCTCCCACCTCCAACAGGAGGAGATGTGGGACAGCCAGGGACCCACTGCAAGCTGGTTGAAGGGCCCTAAGTGAGGATGActctcagggcctcagtttccccttctgaaaaatggggatgGCTAACACTGCTCTATTCTGCCTCATGAGGCTCTTGTGAACATGATGAGAAAAGTGGGGAGTAGAGGCggttgggtggggagggggatctggccctggccctggccctctcCTGTCTCATCCAGTACTTCCTATGACTAACCACCACCCCACCAGCAGCCCACCAGCCACCCCCAGACAAAGGTTAGATTGGTCTTTGCGGGAATtaagatttattgagcacctactgtgtaccaggcactgggcACACAGAATCATAATGACAAAGCATTTATTGAGCGCTTCTTATGTTCCGGGGTGAAGCACTTACATCATGATCACAGCCCACGAGGTGGGATGACACAGCCAGACTGCTGTGTGCCCCCGTGTTCCATTCTTTCTGCCTTTTCCTGTCCATATTGTAAATTttggatttcttttcctttttccctccaaTCACTGTTAACCAACAGAATCCCAGCGCTTAGCCTTGAAAACTCCAGGCCATCCTAGCTGTTGGCAAAAGAGCTCTGAGCAAGATCAGAAGAAACATTCTCCCTGACAACTCCAGAGAGGCCAACATGAACTGTCCaagcaaatgtcttttttttttttttttttttttttttttttttttgagatggagtctcgctctgtcacccaggctggagtgcagtggcgcaatctcagctcactgtaacttccgtctcccgggttcaagtgattctctgccttaacctcccaagtagctgggattacaggcatgagccaccacgcctggccctgggcAAATGTCATTTCTAAGACACTGGGCTTCAGGCGTTATTGACACATCTGATGAAGATCATCTCTAACTTGTGTAAAAAGTCTAGTTCCAGTTAGTTGTCTCCCTTACTAGCTGGGAGGCATGGCTGTTAATGTTTAACGTAGTATCTCTATTGATAGGTAGAAACAGCAAACAGAACCTGGGCATATCTCTCCCTTCCTCTACCTAAGGGGTCACAACAAAAGACCCAACCGCTCCATGAATGTTTATTTTGGTTGGGTCTCAGTTAGCAAATGGAGCCGTGTCTTTGGTGGATGAATTGAACCAGGAAGAGAAGCCTGAAAAAGGCCACCCTGTGGTGGACCCAGAGTGAGGCAGCAAAAAGGGAAGTATGAGGAAACTCTGCTCAGGCCTCCGTAGGCCCTGCCGTCTGTGGTGGGCCTGTGCCTGAGGAACCATGCTGGAACGACACCTTCAAAAGTATGGGATTGGGCagggcgcagtgggtcacgcctgtaatcccagaactttgggaggctgaggcaggcggatggcttgagctcaggagttcaagaccagcctggacaacacagtgaaacccagtctctaaaaatacaaaaattagcccaggtgtggtggttcatgcctctaatcccagcactttgggaggctgaggttggtggatcacttgaggtcaggagttcaagactagcctggtcaacatagtaaaacccaatctctactaaaaatgtaaaacttagccaggcgtggtggcatgtgcctgtaatcccagctactcaggaggctgaggcaggaggatcgcttgaccccaggaggtggaggttgcagtgaaccgagatcgtgccactgcacaccagcctgggcaacatagtgagaccctgtctcaaaaaaaaaaaaaatatggggttgggaggccaggtacagtgtctttacacctgtaattccagcacttgggaaggctgaggtcggaggatcacttgagtcgaggagtttgagacagccctggtaacagaatgagaccttgttctaggaaaaaaaaaaaaatttaaatgagccgggcatggtggtacgtggctgtagtcccagctacttgggaggctgaggtgggaggatcgcttcagcctgggaggttgaagctgcagtgagccatgatcacaccactgcattccagcctgggcgaaagagcaagaccctgtctcaaaaaaaaagtatggggttggagttttttgttgtttcatgTCTTTTGCCAATGTCATTAGAATCAGAGCACAGTAATTTTAGTTGTTAGCAGTTATTGGCAGCTGGTTCAGAGAGGAACCAAAGTTCCCTGGAGGAAGTGTTTCTGAGCTTGAGGGCTCCCCGGGCAGGCTGTCtgtaacctttcttttttttttgagatggagtcttgctctgtcacccaggctggagtgcagtggtgcaatctcagctcactgcaacctccgccttctggtttcaagcgattttcctgcctcagcctcctgagcagctgggattacaggtgtccaccaccatgcccagctaatttttatatttttagtagagaccgggtttcaccatgttggccaggctggtctcatttcaaactcctgacctcaggtgatccacctgcctcgacctcccaaagtcttggcattacaggcgtgagccactgcacccagccaatttgtAATCTAATTTGAGGTGAGTACGTTTCCTTACTCTGTGAGAGCTGAAGGCCTTAGAGTGAACTGTCCCCCGAACTGGGGTATAGGAGCCTCGATGAAGCAAGAGCCCAAACACAACCCAGTGGGCTGTTCCTCCCTAATGGGGAGGATGGGGAGGACAATAGTGGAAACACCCGGTGCAGGGAAGCAAGGCACTTGTGTGTTCTCTTCCGGACGGATGCATTTTCCATATGAACTCCAGCCTGCTTGATGAGCATTCCTCCGGAGAACTCGCCTTCCTTTATTCCCCCCATGTAGAATTGAGAGAAAGGAGCGAGGGACTCAAGAAGATTCTGAAACCCCAACAGAGACCCGGCTTGTCCGATGCTGAAGCAACAGCGTCTCCTCGGGGCCACCTGTTCCCGAGGGTTGGTGTGGCCGCACCAAGCATGACAAAGGAAACATGTTTCCTTCGGAAGCTTAGATGGGCTCTTCGACCTCCAGAGAGAATCAAAGGAGCAAAGCCATCAAGTCTAGCAAATCCAGTGAAGGCTGGGTTTTGAATTCAAATGACCACAGAATGCTACATGACTCTAAGAGATGCCAAAGgcatctaaggaaaaaaaaattaagatcaaGCCAAAACTCCCAATGCTTTGATGTGATAaccttttaagaaaaattttccaGACTTGGGACAATGCTTGGacagagtagatgctcaataaatacatatCGATGaggaaataggagaaaataaaagcacaCTCCTACAGCCACCCGCTCATAAGCTCCAGTCTGTCCCTTACACACACACTACATAGTTTTAAACTTTTCCATATTCAGAGGATGAATGGTTTTCTACTTGGAAAAGGTGccagataaaagtaaaaaatttaattattcagTAAAATTATGAAAACTTCCCTAAAAGGTAAATAAGTTATTTCAAAGAGAGTAGAATTAAATGTATAGGAGTGATCGTGTAAAAACAAATGGTTAATAAAAGTGTAAACATATTTCTCGtttctattattaatataaacaCCTTATCTCTCTGAAATTATcctggaaaaaaggaaagaaaattaattaacTTTGGCTTAAAGACCTTAATGTCCCTGCTGAGTTATTAGTTAAGACAAAGTTAGGAAAATTGACATTAGACCAGAAATAGTAATCATAAAAAGGTCaaagacactttgggaggccaaggtgggagcattgctcgaggccaggagtttgagaccaacctgggcaacaaagtgagactccatctctgcaaaacacagaaaaattagctgggcatagtgatacacgcctgtagtcccagctattgaggaggctgaggtgagagaattgcttcagcctggcagtttgaggccgcagtgagccatgatcacgccactgcactcctgctgggtgacagagcaagaccctgtttcaaaaaaaaaaggtcaggccaggcacagtggctcacgcctgtaatcccagcactttgggaggccgaggtgggcagactgcctgagctcaggagttcaagaccagcctgggcaacaggatgaaaccctgtcgctactaaaaatacaaaaaaattagccggatgtggtggcgtgtgcctgtagtcccagctactcaggaggctgaggcaggagaattgcttgcacccggaaggcagaggttgcagtgagccaagattgcaccactgcactccagcctgggcgacaaagcgagactccgtctccaaacaacaacaaaaaagttaaagaCACCGGAGACTTTCAGGGTGAAACTACTCCATGATGTTACAATGGTGGATACttgtcattatacatttattcAAGCCTATAGGTTGTACatcaccaagagtgaaccctaaacTTTGGGTGATttgtcagtgtaggttcatggattgtaacaaatgtatcaccCTACTGCCCAGTACAGTGGCTcaccagcactgtgagaggccaagaaaggaggatcccttgaggccaggagctggaaaCAAGCATACCTGTCTAGTACAGGATATTGGTAGTGGGAGAGGCTGTGCAGGGAACTCtgcactttctgctcaattttgctgtgaacctaaaactgctctgggtttttgtttttaaggccaAAGAAAGAATTATACTAATGCTGGAGACCATACAGTTGTCATCTGCATACTAAATGATCAAGCTTACTGGAAAAGGAAATTTGAAGAACAAGagataaagtttcttttttttctttttttgagatggagtttcactcttgttgcccaggctggagtgcaatgacgcaatctcagctcactgcaaactccacctcccaaattcagGCAatactgctgcctcagcctcctgagtagctgggactacaggcatgtgccactgcgcccgggtaattttttcttttttctttttttttttttttttgagatggagtctcgctctgtcgcccaggctggagtgcagtggcacgatcttggctcactgcaagctccggtgctgggattacaggagggagccactgcacccagccaagattgATAAGGTTTCTCATGCAGATTCAAATCTAGGAGAAAACTTTCCCAAGGAGCAGCAAAGAGGAATTTTAGATACAAAATATTCCATACCCtttagggtgatggaaatgttctaaagttagattgtggtaatggttgGACAACTtggtaaatatactaaaaattcgTTGAATTATATACACGGAAAGTTTTGAGACTTCCAGActgctttttgttgctgttgttctctTGACCCTAACTAATGGAATTCTAGCTCTGATTCTTGAAAACTCGAGGGCTGGAACTTCTGGGGAGAAAAACCTCAGCTGGATTAGGAGGTTGTGCCCCCTGTTCCAGGGGGCCAGTGCTGCTGACCAAGGAGACTCGAAAGACACCTGGACTTCAGGTGTCCCAGGATGTTTGACTGCTAAAAATCCGTAACTCTGTGagctttctttcttaaaataggtAGCTCTggccatacatttttattttactttattttattttttagatggagtcttgctctgtcgcctaggctggagtgcagtggtacgatctcggctcactgcaagctccgcctcccgggttcaagcaattctcctgcctcagcctcctgagttgctgggactacaggtgcccgccaccatgcccagctaattttttgtatttttagtagagacagggtttcaccgtgttagccaggctggtgtcaatctcctgacctcgtgatcctcccacctcggcctcccaaagtgctgggattacaggcttgagccaccatgcccaggccctGGCCATACATTTTAAATTGACATAACTGCTTTCTGAAATGCATAGGGACCCATGAGTTTTCTTTGCCAAGGCAGGAAAAAATCATGGGTACTTTCTTCTCCCTCATTCacggaagaaaaaaaaaaacccgtgaGTCTGGATCAAAGGGTTTGAGAGTTCCCTCtcattttggctgggcgtggtggctcactcctgtaatcctagcactttgcgaggccgaggcgggtggatcacttgaggtcaggagttcgagactagcctggccaatatggcaaaaccccgtctctactaaaaatacaaaaaaattagccgggcttggtggcgggcccctgtaatcccagctactcgggaggctgaggcaggagaatcgcttgaacccggaaggtggaggttgcagtgagccaagatcgcaccattgcactccagcctgggcaacaagagcaaaactccgcctcaaaaaaagaaaaaagaaaaagacagttcACCCTTATTTGAATGAATATGCTCATATTCCCCtccattacagatgaggaaactgaggctcaggtagGTTAACTCACTATATCAGATCACAGGAGTTGACATGTGGCTTTGACCCAGGATTTGGACTCAGCCCTCCTGACTTGCTGTTAACCACTGGGCTGTGCATGACATCActtaagcacacacacaaaaaatagaaaactactaatatgcagaaaaagagaaacggagcaatttgcccaaggtcacacagccggtAAATGGCAAGCCAGGGGGATTTGAACACTTTCTTTTGGCACCCTAACCCTTCACCTGTCCTGCTGCCAagcctcctccccagcccaccTGGCTGACCCCACCCCCAGGCTCACCTGCGCTCTTGCCCGAAGAGGCGCTCCACCTCTGCGCGGCCAGGGCTGCGGGTGCGGCCCCCGCTGCTGCACTGCGCCTGGGGCCCTGGCTCTCTCTGGGCCAGCCTCCTGGGTGGGGGCAGGTCGGCCAGCACAGTGTACTCCTCCCGCTCCAAGTTGTGCCTGGTCTCCCCGGGAGGCGCTGAGCCCCGGGAGCCCCCGGAGCTGCCCAGCGAAGGTGAGGGTGCTAGGAACGCTAGGTCACTGGGTGGGTggcggggtggggaggaggcTCGGGGTGCATCCCGGTGCCCGATGCACACTTGGGGGATCAGCACTGGGGAGCCATGCAGAGAGTCAGTGGAGGGGGCCAGGCTCTCCATACTAGTTCCAGGGGGGTCCTGGAAGAAGAGGGATGGCTCAGGAGCCTGGCGTGGTGGGGATGAGAAGGAGGGTGCATCCCGGTGCCCAATGCACACAGGGGTGGGGATGTGGGGGCACTCGTGCATTGAGTCCATGGAAGGGACAAGGCTCTCTGTGCTGGCCCTGGGGAGGTCCTGGAATAAGAGGGAAGGCTCTGGGACCTGGCGTGGTGGGGAGGAGGCCCGGGGTGCATCTCGGTACCCAATACACACAGGTGCAGGGAGCTGAAGGGGTTCGTGTTGGGGGGACTGACACTGATGCTCGGCGTCTGAGGTGtctgggaggaagggaaaggggtCAAATTGGGTGTGGCGGGGGGGCGAGGACGCCCGGGGGGCATCTCGGTGTCCAATGCACACAGCAGGTGGTATATAGGGAGGCTCGTGGTGGGGCAATTCACTCTCAGGGGCGCGGGGCTctgggaagaaggggaaggggtcGTGCTGCAAATAGCGAGGGGGCGAAGAGGCTCGAGGGGCATCCCGGTGCCCAATGCACACAGCACATGGGGGCTGGGAGGGCTCAGGAGAGGTCAGGGGAGCCCCATAGGCAGCGGGGTACACAGGTGAGGAAGTCCGGGAGGTGCTCTGGTGGCCTGGGTTATGGGAGGAAGAGGTGGCCCGGGATGGCAAGTTGTACTGGGTAGGGCCAAAGGAGGACTGGGGTGGGTCATGCTGGGCTGGCCTGCTGGGAGAGGATGTCTGAGGCCTGTCACCTTGGGTTGGCCGGAGGGCGATGGATGCCCAGGGAACCTCACTTTGCTTGGAGCGAGATGGGGAAGAGGTTCGGGGACCATCACTGTGAGTTGGCCGGAGGGGAAACGAGGCCCAGGGGATGTCTTTGTTAGTACGATGGGGAGATGAATTCCTGGGATTGTTCCATTGAGTGGAGCGGTGGGGAGATGATGGTCTCAGATTCTCCTTTTGGGTGCAGCATTGAGATGAGGAGGTTCCAGGGTTGTCTCGTTGAAAGGAAAAGGACTGTGTGCGGTCCCGCTGTGTGCAAGTGGGTCTGAGGTTATCCCGTTTGGTACAAGAGGTTTTAGGGTTGTCTTGTTGGGTGGAAGATGATCTGGGGATGTTCTGTTGAATACAAGTTCTGGGGTTGTCCTGTTGGGTGGCTCTGATGGGAGAGGAGGCTCTGGGAATGTCCCGCTGGGCACAGGATGTTCTGGGGCTGTCTCGCTGGATGGTTCTGTTGGGAGAGGAGGCCCTGGGATTGTCTCGTCGGGCACAGGATGTTCTGGGGTTCTCTTGTTGGATGGTTCTGTTGGGAGAGGAGGCTCTGGGAATGTCCCGCTGGGCACAGGATGTTCTGGGGCTGTCTCGTTGAGTGGTTCTGTTGGGAGAGGAGGCCCCGGGATTGTCCCGTCGGGCACAGGATGTTCTGGGGCTGTCTCGTTGGATGGTTCTGTTGGGAGAGGAGGCCCCGGGATTGTCCCGCTGGGCACAGGATATTCTGGGGTTGTCCTGTTGAGTAGCTCTGATGGGAGAGGAGGCCCTGGGATTGTCTCGTCGGGCACAGGATGTTCTGGGGTTCTCTTGTTGGATGGTTCTGTTGGGAGAGGAGGCTCTGGGAATGTCCCGCTGGGCACAGGATGTTCTGGGGCTGTCTCGCTGGATGGTTCTGTTGGGAGAGGAGGCCCCAGGATTGTCCCGTCGGGCACAGGATGTTCTGGGGCTGTCTCGTTGGATGGTTCTGTTGGGAGAGGAGGCCCCGGGATTGTCCCGCTGGGCACAGGATATTCTGGGGTTGTCCTGTTGAGTAGCTCTGATGGGAGAGGAGGCCCTGGGATTGTCTCGTCGGGCACAGGATGTTCTGGGGTTCTCTTGTTGGATGGTTCTGTTGGGAGAGGAGGCTCTGGGAATGTCCCGCTGGGCACAGGATGTTCTGGGGCTGTCTCTTTGGATGGTTCTGTTGGGAGAGGAGGCCCCGGGATTGTCCCGCTGGGCACAGGATATTCTGGGGTTGTCCTGTTGAGTAGCTCTGATGGGAGAGGAGGCCCCGGGATTGTCCCGCTGGGCACAGGATGTTCTGGAATTCTCTCGTTGAGTGGTTCTGTTGGGAGAGGAGGCTTTGGGATCATCCTGCTGGACACAGGGTATCCTGGGGTTTTCCCGCTGGGGAGTACAAGTAGGAAAAGAAGTTTGGAGGTTGTCCTGCTGAGTAGAAGAGGTTCTGGGGTTATCCTGTTGGGTGCTTCGTGAGGGAGAGGAAGCTCTGGGGGTGTTCCACTGTGTAGATGAGGCCCTGGGGGTGTCCTGTTGGGTGGATGAGGCCCTGGAGGTGTCCCTTTGGGTGATTCGGTGGGGAGAGGAGGCTCTGGGGGTTTCACATGTAGAGGCAGCCTGAGCAGTGTCCCTTTGGGCAGGGGAAGCCTGAAACGTGGTGCTTCGAGGTCCGCTGTGTGGTGTCATGGAGGAAGCCTGGGTCAGTGTCGACCGACGCCGCTCCAGGGAGAACCCACTTTCTCCCCGGAGCCTTGCCCAGCGCTGTCCTGCGCTCTGGCCCCCACCGCCGGTGtctggagagagaagagagggg is part of the Symphalangus syndactylus isolate Jambi chromosome 18, NHGRI_mSymSyn1-v2.1_pri, whole genome shotgun sequence genome and harbors:
- the TRIOBP gene encoding TRIO and F-actin-binding protein isoform X16 — encoded protein: MEEVPGDDPCEHFEANMLTQNHHQNCFHPEEAHGARYQELRSPSGAEVPYCDLPRCPPAPEDPLSASTSGCQSVVDPGLRPGPKRGPSPSAGLPEEGPTAAPRSGSRELEAVPYLEGLTTSLCGSCNEDPGSDPTSSPDSATPDDTSNSSSVDWDTVERQEEAPSWDELAVMIPRRPREAPRADSSQRAPSLLTRSPVGGDTAGQKKEDTGGGGQSAGQRWARLRGESGFSLERRRSTLTQASSMTPHSGPRSTTFQASPAQRDTAQAASTCETPRASSPHRITQRDTSRASSTQQDTPRASSTQWNTPRASSPSRSTQQDNPRTSSTQQDNLQTSFPTCTPQRENPRIPCVQQDDPKASSPNRTTQRENSRTSCAQRDNPGASSPIRATQQDNPRISCAQRDNPGASSPNRTIQRDSPRTSCAQRDIPRASSPNRTIQQENPRTSCARRDNPRASSPIRATQQDNPRISCAQRDNPGASSPNRTIQRDSPRTSCARRDNPGASSPNRTIQRDSPRTSCAQRDIPRASSPNRTIQQENPRTSCARRDNPRASSPIRATQQDNPRISCAQRDNPGASSPNRTIQRDSPRTSCARRDNPGASSPNRTTQRDSPRTSCAQRDIPRASSPNRTIQQENPRTSCARRDNPRASSPNRTIQRDSPRTSCAQRDIPRASSPIRATQQDNPRTCIQQNIPRSSSTQQDNPKTSCTKRDNLRPTCTQRDRTQSFSFQRDNPGTSSSQCCTQKENLRPSSPHRSTQWNNPRNSSPHRTNKDIPWASFPLRPTHSDGPRTSSPSRSKQSEVPWASIALRPTQGDRPQTSSPSRPAQHDPPQSSFGPTQYNLPSRATSSSHNPGHQSTSRTSSPVYPAAYGAPLTSPEPSQPPCAVCIGHRDAPRASSPPRYLQHDPFPFFPEPRAPESELPHHEPPYIPPAVCIGHRDAPRASSPPRHTQFDPFPFLPDTSDAEHQCQSPQHEPLQLPAPVCIGYRDAPRASSPPRQVPEPSLLFQDLPRASTESLVPSMDSMHECPHIPTPVCIGHRDAPSFSSPPRQAPEPSLFFQDPPGTSMESLAPSTDSLHGSPVLIPQVCIGHRDAPRASSPPRHPPSDLAFLAPSPSLGSSGGSRGSAPPGETRHNLEREEYTVLADLPPPRRLAQREPGPQAQCSSGGRTRSPGRAEVERLFGQERRKSEAAGAFQAQDEGRSQQPSQGQSQLLRRQSSPAPSRQFQPEEPEESEPSRGQDPLTDQKQADSPDLLNFKKGWMSILDEPGEPPSPSLTTTSTSQWKKHWFVLTDSSLKYYRDSTAEEWALLLQADELDGEIDLRSCTDVTEYAVQRNYGFQIHTKDAVYTLSAMTSGIRRNWIEALRKTVRPTSAPDVTKLSDSNKENALHSYSTQKGPLKAGEQRAGSEVISRGGPRKADGQRQALDYVELSPLTQASPQRARTPARTPDRLAKQEELERDLAQRSEERRKWFEATDSRTPEVPAGEGPRRGLGAPLTEDQQNRLSEEIEKKWQELEKLPLRENKRVPLTALLNQSRGERRGPPSDGHEALEKEVQALRAQLEAWRLQGEAPQSAPRSQEDGHIPPGYISQEACERSLAEMESSHQQVMEELQRHHERELQRLQQEKEWLLAEETAATASAIEAMKKAYQEELSRELSKTRSLQQGPDGLRKQHQSDVEALKRELQVLSEQYSQKCLEIGTLTRQAEEREHTLRRCQQEGQELLRHNQELHGRLSEEIDQLRGFIASQSMGNGCRRSNERSSCELEVLLRVKENELQYLKKEVQCLRDELQMMQKDKRFTSGKYQDVYVELSHIKTRSEREIEQLKEHLRLAMAALQEKESMRNSLAE